TCTAAAATAAATTCTACAGTATCAATAAATATGTTAGAAGCAGCAGTAAGAGATGATCTTCAAGATGTCGCATATCGTGCAATGGCTGTTTTAGATCCTTTAAAAGTTACGATAACAAATTATCCAGATGATCAAATCGAATATTTAGAAACTGATTATCATCCTGACAAACCTGAAATGGGTAAAAGAAATATTCCTTTTGCTAAACATTTATATATTGAAAAAGAAGATTTTGTTTTAACAAAACCAAACAAGAAATATAAGAGATTAGCTTTAGGTATCGAAGTAAGATTATTTCATGCATATTTTATTAAAGCAAATGAAGTTAAATATGATGATCAAGGAAATATCATTGAAGTGTTAGTGACATATGATCCGATCACAAAATCAGGATCAGGGTTTGACGATAGAAAACCTAATGGCACCATTCACTTTGTGGAAGCAAGTACTGCACAAAAAGCAACTTTTAATTTCTTTGATGCGATGATTATTGGTGATGACTCTATGGAATTACTTGATAGATTCAATGATGATTCATGGCATGTTAAACAAGGTTATGTTGAACATGACTTAATTAACTTTAAACCACAAGATAAATTCCAATTTATTAGAAATGGTTATTTTAATGTGGATGATGATTCTACAAAAGATCATTTAGTATTTAATGAGATTGTACAACTAAGAAGTAGTTATAAATAGAAAGTTGGTGAGCCATGAATTGGCTAGCAACCTTAAATGAATCTCAATTACAAGCGGTAATCCATCCAGGCGGACCGCTTTTTGTTGTAGCTGGAGCAGGAACTGGTAAAACAAGAACCTTAACTGCTAAAATTGCTTATTTAATTATGCAAGGTGTAAAGCCTGGCAGAATACTAGCAGTTACATTTACAAATAAAGCAGCACGAGAAATGAAAGAACGTGTCATTGATATGACAGGACCACATGCAATGGATGTATGGTTATATACATTTCACGCATTTGGACTACAAATCTTAAGAAGACATATTGCAGAGCTACCTTATGGATATAAAGCATCATTTACAGTTATTGATGAAGATGACGGGAAGAAAATAGTTAGTGATGTGATTAAAGATCTAGGTTTTGATTCAAAGATGTTTTCAGTTAAAGCTTTAAAAAGTCTTATTTCATTATTTAAATCAAATCGTATGGAAGAGTTTGAAAGATCTGATGAAGAAAAGATTTATAAAGGATATCAGACTTATTTAAGAGAAAATCAATTGATAGATTTTGATGATCTATTAATATATACACTCGAACTTTTAACAGACTATAAAGAGATAAGAGTATTATATCAACATCGTTTTGATCATGTTTTAGTTGATGAATTTCAAGATACAGATGTTATTCAATATAAAATTTTAAAGATCTTAGGTGAAGTTCATAAAAACTTATTTGTCGTAGGAGATCCTGATCAATCCATTTATGGATTTAGAGGAGCTAACTATAACAACTCTAAATTATTTCTTAAAGATTTTAATGCCCAAGAGGTTGTCTTAGATAAAAACTATAGATCAACTAATCTTATATTAAATGCGGCTAATAAACTTATTGCTAATAATTTTAATAGACCAAGCGAAAAAAATCTTCAAAGTGATTTAGGTCAGGGAGAACCTATCGTATATAATAAAGAACAAAGTGATTATCAAGAAACATTCTATGTAGTTAATCAGATTAATCAACTCATCAGAAAAGGATATCAATATGATGATATCGCAATTCTTTATAGAAATAATGCATTATCAAGACTCTTTGAAGATGCTTTAATCAAAGATGGCATACCATATATTATTTATGGTGGTATATCTTTTTATCAAAGAAGAGAAATTAAAGATGCACTCGCTTATATTAGGGTTGCAAACGATCATTCTCAAGACTTTTATTTAAAAAGGATAGTTAATGTGCCTAAACGCTCTATTGGATTAGTCAGCGTTAGAAAACTTGAAGATACAGCAAGACATTTAGGTATTTCTATGTTTGATGCAATTGATTTTGTTATATTGAGAGGTCAAGCAAAAGAATCATTACTAAAATTTAAACAAATCATCCTAGATTTAAAAGAAGCATTTGATGAAATGGAAGACTTATATCAACTTATGCCTGTTTTAATGAGTAAAACAGGATATATGGATATGTTAAAACTTGAAGATAGTGAAAGTTCAGAAGATCGTATGGATAACTTGAAAGAACTTCAATCTGTCTTTACGCGTGGTGATGTATACTACGAAGGAACTTTTTATGAAAAATTAAATCAACAGTTAGATCAAATTGCTTTATATTCTGATTTAGATCAAGATGTCACTGAAGACAATCATGTTAAATTAGCAACTTACCATCAAGTTAAAGGATTAGAATTCAAGATTGTATTTATGGTTGTTTTAGAAGAAGGTATATTTCCAAATGATCGAGCCTTGATGAGTACTTATGAACTTGAAGAAGAACGTAGAGTTGCATATGTTGGAATTACAAGAGCGAAAGAAAGATTATATATGACTTATGCGGAAAGACGTATGGTGTATGGTCAAACAAAAATGGGATATCCTTCAAGATTCTTAAAAGAATCAAGATTAAATACAGATGTACCAAAAGAACATGTAACTTACGCTAAGGAAAGTCATCTATTAAAAACAGGAGATCATGTTGATCATCAAGTATTTGGTAGAGGTGTAGTTGTATCAGTTGATCAAGATATTGCAACCATAGCTTTTGCGATGCCTTATGGAATCAAGAACCTTTTGGAATCTCATCCAGCAATTAAAAAAGTTAAAAAGTAATATATATAAAAGTTTAATACTATCATATGGGGTGATTCATATGGAGTTAAACGAGATGCAAAAGAAAGTGGTTTCTACTCAAGAGCCCTTTCTTTTTTTATTAGCAGGTGCAGGCAGTGGTAAGACAAGAGTTGTGATCGAAAGAATTAAGTATTTACTAGATACTGGAGTAAAAAAAACTTTAATACTGGCACTTACGTTTACACATAAAGCAGGAAAAGAAATGCAAACTAGAATTGGAGACGAAAATTTAGCGATACATACCTTTCATCAATTTTGTTTACAAGAACTAAAAAAAAATAAAAGATATGACTACAATATATTTATAGAAGACGAACATCATTTCACAAAAGCCGAATTATTAGATATTCAAGTTTACAAAAACTCATATTTTAAAACTAAGAAACCCAAAATATATGATAGTTATCAGACATATTTAAATAACTATCATTTAAAAGATTTTGATGACATACTCATAGATTTTTATAAACTTATAAACACGAAAAACAAAACATATACATATGATTATATATTTGTTGATGAATTTCAAGACACGAATCACCTACAATACATGATATTGAAATCCTTAATTTCTAAAAACACAAAAGTATTATGTGTTGGAGATCCTGATCAAAGCATTTATAGATTTAGAGGAGCTGAGCCAAAAATTATAAATCAATTCATCAAAGACTACCAAGCGACAGTAGAAATGCTTACGATAAATTATCGATCTAACGCAACAATCATAAAACATGCAAATCGCATCATAAAGAGAAATTACAGAAATCTAAAAAAAGATTTATTACCTTTCAATAAACAAACAAATCAAATCTATAGTTACATATTTATGCATCCTGAAGATGAATCAAATACGATTGAAAATATGATAAAATCATATATTGTAGATGGTATAAAACCTAAAGAAATTGCAGTGCTTTATCGTAATAATTACCGAAGCTATCATCTAAAAAACCAATTTAAAATAAATGAATTTAGCTATTATGATGAGGCTAATTTGATGAATCAAAAACAACATATTCATATGCTAACCATACACCAAGCTAAAGGATTAGAATTTGAAGTTGTTATTATTTTAGGGTTAGAATCGAGTATATTTCCTTCTTATCAAACACATCAAAAAAAGTTTTTAGAAGAAGAAAGAAGATTAATGTTTGTTGCAATGACAAGAGCAAAAGAACATCTTATCTTTACACATGTCAGATATAATGATTATTTTAAAAGACAAAGCCCGTCGCTTTTTATCAAAGAGACAGGCATTAAATCAAAGGTATATAAAGAGATTCATATGGATTACTAAAATATCGCCTATAGAAGATATATCTTCTAGTGGTCAAATAAATCTAATCGTAACACATTATAAAATGACTATTTAATGTTATAATATGTATGGGTGAATTCATATGAACGTAAAACTTAGAATAGAAGAACTAACAAACTTAATCAATCAAGCAAATTATGATTATCATACACTTGATAAGCCTACACTTACTGATTATAATTATGATCAATATCTAAAAGAACTTATTGATTTAGAAAACAAAAACCCTGAATATAAACTTTCAAATTCTCCAACAGATAAAATTGGAGGTATTGTTTTAGACGGATTTGTTAAAGTCAATCATAAAGTTCCTATGATGAGTCTATCAAATGTATTTAGCTTTGATGAGTTAAAAGCATTTGATGATCGAATTAAAAAAGTAACGAGTGATTATCAATACATCTCAGAATTAAAAATTGACGGGCTTGCAGTTAGCATCATTTATGAAAATGGGCAATTTGTTAAAGCTGCAACTAGAGGCAATGGACTTGTCGGTGAAGACATATCAGAGAATGTTAAAACAATCAAAAGTCTACCACTTAAATTAAATGAAGATATCGATATAGAAGTCAGAGGCGAAATTTACATGCCTCACAAAAGTTTCAATAAATTAAACGAAGATAGATTAGATCATAATCTTGCGTTGTTTGCAAATCCAAGAAATGCAGCTGCAGGAACTATTAGACAGTTAGATAGTCGCGTTGCAGCCAAACGTAATTTAGATGCATTTTTATATCAAATAGTAAATGCTCAAGATTATGTAGATACTCAAGAAGAAGCATTGAACTATTTAAAAAAATTAGGATTTAAGATAAATCCTCATTTTCATTTGTCTAAAGATGTAGATGATCTAATTCAAGAAATCCAAAAGTATGACCTTTTAAGAAAAACACTGAATTATGAAACAGATGGTGTTGTTATAAAAATCAACGCTTTTGATATGCATGAACCTATTGGATATACCGCAAAATATCCTAAATGGGCTACGGCTTATAAGTTTCAAGCAGAACAAGCATTAACTAAATTGAATGATATAACATTTCAAATCGGTAGAACAGGTGTAATTACACCAGTTGCAGAATTAGAGCCAATTACAATATCAGGATCTTTAGTCTCACGTGCGACATTGCATAACGAGGATTATATAAAAGCTAAAGATATTAGAATAGGTGATATCGTTAAAGTACATAAAGCAGGAGAAATTATTCCTGAAGTTATAGAAGTTGATTTATCTCAAAGAAAAGATCAACAACCATTCGAGATGACTCAGACATGTCCTGTTTGTGGGCACTTAGTGGAAAGAAAACCTGGTGAAGCAGATTATTATTGTACAAATATAGATTGTCCAGGCAAACATATGAATGCATTAATTCATTTTTCATCTAGAGTGGCAATGGATATTGACACGTTAGGTGAAAAAGTAGTTGAAACATTACATGAACTAGGATTTTTAAATTCTATTTCAGATATTTATAGACTAAAAGATCACAAAGAAGAACTTGTTGGTCTACCGGGATTTGCAGAAAAGAAAGTTGAAAAACTAATTTTAGCAATTGAAAACAGTAAATCACAAAGTTTTGACAAACTTATCTTTGGATTAGGGATTAAACATGTAGGCGCGAAAGTTGCAAAAGTATTAGTTAATCATTATCCAACTATCGATAAACTAAAAGAAGCAACTTATGATGAGTTAACTGAGATCAATGAAATTGGTGAAATGATTGCACAATCTGTAGTTTCATATTTCGAAAAAGAAGAAAATATAAAACTAATTGATGAACTAAAATCTTTTAATTTAAATGTATCATTTGAAAAAGAAGAGATTATTGAACATGAATTTAATCAAAAGACATTTGTTCTTACAGGAAAACTAGAAAACTATACAAGAGATGAAGCACAAGCTATTATTGAAAAATTAGGCGGTAAAGTCAGTTCGTCTGTCAGTAAAAAAACAGATTATGTTTTAGCAGGCTCTGATGCAGGCTCAAAACTTGAAAAAGCAAACAAACTAGGCGTAAAAGTATTAGACGAGGAAGACTTCAAGGTGAAAATTAATGGATGACAAAATACGAGTTTTTGGAGCAAGAGAAAATAATTTACAAAACATAGATATTGAAATACCTAAAAATAAACTTGTCGTCATGACAGGTATATCAGGTAGTGGAAAATCATCCCTAGCTTTTGATACACTATATCAAGAAGGTCAAAGAAGATACATGGAAAGTCTATCAGCTTATGCTAGACAATTTTTAGGTAACTTTGAAAAACCTGATGTTGATCGTATTGATGGATTATCTCCATCAATTAGTATTGATCAAAAAACAACATCAAATAATCCTAGATCAACAGTGGGGACAGTAACTGAAATCTATGATTATTTAAGATTGTTATATGCTAGAATAGGTATTCCATACTGTCCAAATTCAGATGAACCTTTGACAAAACAATCTATTGAAGAAATGACTGTCAGAGTCAATAACTTTAAAGAGGGTAGTAAAGTCATTATTATGTCTCCAATTATTGAAAGACAAAAAGGGACATTAAAAAAAGTAGCTGAGCAATATTTAAAAGAAGGATTTACAAGAGCATATGTAGATGGACAAACGTGCACATTAGAAGAAATGGATGATTTAGATAAAAATAAAAATCATGATTTTTATTTAATCATCGATCGTCTCATCATTAAAGATGGTATTAGATCTCGTCTTTATGATGCACTAGAACTAGCAGCAAGACTTGCAAATGGAAAAGCCAAGGTTTTAGTCGATGATGATGCAATCGTCTCTTTTAGTCAAAATTATAGTTGTGAAGATTCAGATTTCACAATTCCAGATTTAGAACCAAGAATATTCTCTTTTAACGTACCTATAGGAGCTTGTCCTTCTTGTAATGGACTAGGATATAGATTAGAAATCACAGAAGATCTAGTGATTAATCCTGAAAAAGCACTTTTAGATGGCGGACTTATTCCATATAAAAATAATGATGAAGAAAACTTAACCAGTCAAATGGTTGAAGAAACATGTAAGTTTTATAATATTGATGTATCTAAACCGATGCAAGAATTTACAAGAGAAGAGTTAGATATTGTTTTATATGGTTCTCCAGATAAAATTCATTTTAAATTAAAATCAACTTCAGGTAGAAAACATGAAGCTTTTGATTTTTATGAAGGTATTATTACTAACTTAACACGCCGTTATAGAGAAACTACAAGTGATTGGATTAGAACATGGATTGAAAACTTTATGGTTGAATCAGAATGTCACACATGTAATGGAGCAAGATTAAACCCAAGTGCTTTATCTGTTAAAATTGGTGGGAAAAATATTGATCAATTTACAAGACTATCAATTGATGAAGAGATTAAGTTTTTAGAAAATCTTTCTTTAGGCGTTGAGCAAAAACAAATTGCAAAACTTGCCTTGCAAGAAGTCATTAATCGCTTAACCTTCTTACAAGATGTTGGACTAGGCTACCTAGCTCTACATCGCCAAGCAGGAACCCTATCAGGTGGAGAAGCTCAAAGAATAAGATTAGCAACTCAAATTGGATCAAAACTATCAGGTGTTTTATATGTCTTAGATGAACCTTCTATAGGACTACACCAAAGGGATAATCATAAATTAATAGATACACTTCATAAAATGAGAGATCTAGGCAACACGTTAATCGTTGTTGAGCATGATCATGAAACGATGCTTGCAAGTGACTATTTAATAGATATTGGACCTAAAGCTGGAAAGCAAGGTGGGAATGTAGTTGCAGCTGGAACTCCGCAAGAAGTTATGAATCATCCCACAAGCATTACAGGTAAATATCTAAGAGGTGAGTTATTTGTAGATGTTCCTAAAAAAAGAAGAAAAGGCATGGGCAAAGATATTTTAGTTATGGGAGCAAGAGCCAATAACTTAAAAGATATCTCTGTAGCTTTTCCATTAGGACAACTTACAGTAGTAACTGGTGTATCAGGCAGTGGTAAATCATCTTTAGTAAACGAAGTTTTATTAAAAGGATTACAACAAAAATATTATAAGTCTAAAGATAAACCAGGCGAACATACAGCAATCAACGATCAACAATTAATTGAACGCGTTATTGAAATATCACAATCACCTATTGGTAGAACACCAAGATCAAATCCTGCTACCTATACAGGCGTATTTGATGACATAAGAGATTTATACGCAATGACTAATGAAGCGAAAGCTAGAGGATATACAAAATCAAGATTTTCATTTAACGTTAGAGGTGGACGCTGTGAAGCGTGTAAGGGTGATGGAGTTAAAAAAATATCTATGCACTTCCTACCAGATGTTTATGTTTCTTGTGAGGTTTGTGGTGGGAAAAGATATAATCATGAAACACTTCAAATCAAATATAAAGGTAAACAAATTGCAGATGTTTTAGAAATGACAATAGATGATGCAATGGCATTTTTTGAAAATCATCCTAAAATTTATAATAAATTAAAAATCATTCATGATGTAGGACTTGGCTATATTCAATTAGGACAATCCGCAACTACACTATCAGGTGGAGAGGCGCAAAGAGTTAAGCTTGCAAGTGAACTTTATAGAAAGATCACAGATAAATCAATCTATATTTTAGATGAACCAACAACTGGACTTCATACAGATGATGTAAAACGTTTATTAAAAGTATTACATCGTATTGTAGACGAAGGTGCAACCATGGTTGTTATTGAACATAATCTAGATATTATTAAAAATGCAGATCATATCATTGACCTTGGACCTGAAGGTGGAGATCTTGGTGGCTATATCGTCGCACAAGGGACACCTGAAGAAATCGCAATGGTTGATGCTAGTTATACAGGGCAATATTTAAAAAAAGTTTTAAAATGACAAAAAATAAACTATTTTTGTTATAATAAATGATGTCAAGGGGGCAACATGAATTCAAAAGATCCTAAAAAACCAAGTGAAGAAGAAATTAGAAAAATATTTGAACAAATAAAGAAGAACAGAAGTGGCAAAAATACCGCAATTAGTTTTGGATTTTTGTTACATAGCAATTATGTTGTTCATATGACTTTTTCTTTTCTAATTAATTTTTTAATTAGTGCTGTTGTCATAGGCCTAGCGATTGGTATTCATGCACCTTTAATAGAGATTACAATCTTAGGATATGTATTAGGTATTATTTTACTGACATTAATTGAAAACTTTGTTAAGATTTTAATGTTTAAATATTTTATGAGAATGCTTATCTTATCCATGGGATTATTATCTGTTTTAACACAAATTTTAATTCTATATTTAATAGATTTTATAGTTTCAACAGGATTTCATTTTCCAGGAGTTGAGCAACTCATTATATTTTCGTTTGGATTTAGCATTTTAAGATTTGTATTATCTATATATTTAAGAAGATGGTTATATACGAAAAAAATTAGGTTTTTGGAGGGCAAGTAAATCATGAAATTAAAAGTTAAACATTTAATGAAAGATTTAGGATTGAACATTATTGCTGGTAAAGTAGGATTAGAAAATGAAATAAAAGCTGAAATGCTATCTAGACCAGGTGTAGAGTTAGCAGGCTTTCTTGATTTTTTTGATAAAGAAAGACTTATATTGATAGGGTCTAAAGAAGATCATTTTATGAATCTTTTACCAAAAGATGTCAAAAGAAAAAGAATCGAAAATATCATGATGCAAAAACCACCAGCAATTATCTTTTCTGTCAATGTAGACATAGAGGATTTGTTTATTGAACTTGGTGATAAATATGAAGTTGCTATTGTAAAAAGCGATACCAGAACTACAGCTTTAAGTTCTGTATTATATTCATATCTGCATTCAAAACTAGCTCCAAGAACTAGCGTTCATGGTGTCTTAGTTGATATTGATGGAATGGGAACTTTAATTACTGGTAAATCTGGTATAGGTAAAAGTGAAACAGCTTTAGAACTTATAAAAAGAGGACATATATTAGTAAGTGATGACAGAGTAGATATTTTTGAGGCTGCACATGGCGTTTTAATAGGTAGCGCACCAAAAATATTAGAAAAATATATTGAAGTTCGTGGCATCGGTATCGTAGATGTTGTATCTATGTTTGGTGCAGGCGCTTATAGAGAAACTAAAAAGATTAGATTAGTTGTTGAACTAGAACATTGGGAACAAGGAAAATTTTATGATCGATTAGGTATTGAAACTCAAAAAGTTAAATTTTTTGATACTGAAATTGCTAAAATTACAATTCCTGTTCTACCAGGACGAAATGTTGCGACATTAGTTGAAAGTGCTGCAATGAATCAAAAACTAAAATTTTTAGGATATAATGCTGCAAAAGAATTAACAGAAGCAGTATCAAAAAAAGCAAGAAGAGATAGAAGGGATGAAGAGGATGATTGATTACTTAAAGAAAAATAAACAAGGCATATACCTTTATGGAGGATCATTACTAGCATTTATTCTATTGATTATTCTAGCTGTTAGTTCACTTAATGGTTCACCACTTGATTCAACTATAAATCAATTTGATAATAAAACAGCTTTAGATTTAGGATTTGCAACTATCGCATGGTATGCGATATTCATCTTAACGGGAATCGTTATTGGGGCTACATTATCATATTTTGAATTTAAAAAAGTTGGATGGGATACAGAAAAACTATTTGATGGACTCTTATTTGGAGTTCCACTATCTATCATAGGTGCAAGATTATATTATGTGATATTTGATCCTAATCCACATTATGAAACCTTTATGGATGTTATTAACATCACAAATGGTGGACTTGCAATCCATGGAGCTGTTATTACTGCATTAGTATTTCTTATCTTTTTTACAAAGAAAAAGAAAATAGACTTTTGGGTTATGGCAGATATGATTGCAATTGGCTTTTTAGTAGGACAAATTGTAGGACGTTGGGGTAACTTTATGAATGGTGAGGCCCATGGTCCTGTCATTGAAAGTCAGTTTATCTTAAATATATTACCTAATTTTATAAAAACTAATATGACGACTTCAACAGGCACGATCATTCATCCAACATTCTTTTATGAAGGATTATGGAACTTTACAGGGTTAGTATTCTTGTTAATTACAAGAAGATTTAAACTCTTTAAAGTTGGAGATATGATTGGACTGTACTTAATATGGTATGGTTTAGGCAGGGGTTTAATTATTGAGCCACTTAGAACTGATCCACTTTATATATTTGGATTAAAAGCAAATATCGTTTTATCATTATCATTATTTGCAGGCGGAGGCGTACTTTTACTTATTTTAAAGAGAATCATATTTAAAGATCAAAAATACTATAAAGAAATGTTGGTGACGCATGAAGACAATCCTATTTGATTTAGATGGTACGTTAATTCAAACACCCACAATCATTTTAGAGGCATTTAAACAAACATTTGAAACACATTTAAAAGAAGTAGAATTGAGCGAAAAAGAATTATCTAATTTTCTTGGACAGACACTATGGCAAACATTTGAGTTTTACACAGATGATAAAGATTTAGTTAATGAGATGATAGATCATTATAGAAATGTTTCTAATATGATGATTGAAGAAGGATTAAAAGCATATCCTAACGCAAAGAAAACAATTCTATATTTAAAAAATCAAGGATGTAAAATTGGTGTTGTTACATCAAAATTAAAAGATGTTGCAACATATCATTTAAAATTAACAAATCTATTTGAAGATGTTGATTTGATCGTGGGATATGATGATGTAAAAAATCATAAACCCAATCCAGATCCACTCTTAAAAGCAATAGAATTGCTTAATGTTAAAAAAGAAGATACATTATATGTTGGTGATCATGAAAATGATATCAAAGCAGCAAAAAAAGCTGGTATTGAAAGTTGTGCAGTTACTTATTCATCTAGACTACATGAAATGCTTTTGGAACAACCAGAATATGTTATCGATAATTTAGATAATCTTAGAGATATAATATAAATAAAAAAAAGTTATAAGGAGATATAAAAAAATGTTATATGATGTTTTAATCATTGGTGCAGGCCCAGCAGGGATCACTGCAGCGATTTACGCTAAGAGAGCAAATTTAAAGGTTGCTATGTTTGAAAGAGATACTCCAGGTGGACAATTATCAAAATATAATGAAATTGAAAACTATACGGGTGCTAAAAAAGTTGCTGGATATGAATTAGCAACAATGATGATTGATCATGCATATGATCTAGATATCGAAGTTATATATGATGAAGTTACTAAAGTTGAATTAGATGGAAATGTTAAAAAATTAATTACACCAAATAAAACATATGAATCAAAAGCTTTAATCGTTGCTACAGGAAACATACCTAGAAGATTAGGTGTAGAAAACGAAGATGCGCTTGCAATGAATGGCATTAGCTGGTGTGCTATATGCGATGGTCCATTATATAAAGACCGTAAAGTAGTAGTTGTTGGTGGCGGAAATAGTGCTGTTGAAGAAGCAAGTTATCTTGCTACATTAGCAACTCATGTCACTGTTGTTCAAAATTTAGCTGATTTAACTGCTGACCCTAAAGCCCAAGATATTTTAAGAGCAATGAAAAATGTAGATATTAAATATTCAACATTGGTATCAAAATTCTTAAAAGATGATAAAGGATTAACTGGTGTTGTTATTAAATCAGATGTTGATGGTAAAGAAGAAA
The sequence above is drawn from the Mariniplasma anaerobium genome and encodes:
- a CDS encoding ATP-dependent helicase, coding for MQKKVVSTQEPFLFLLAGAGSGKTRVVIERIKYLLDTGVKKTLILALTFTHKAGKEMQTRIGDENLAIHTFHQFCLQELKKNKRYDYNIFIEDEHHFTKAELLDIQVYKNSYFKTKKPKIYDSYQTYLNNYHLKDFDDILIDFYKLINTKNKTYTYDYIFVDEFQDTNHLQYMILKSLISKNTKVLCVGDPDQSIYRFRGAEPKIINQFIKDYQATVEMLTINYRSNATIIKHANRIIKRNYRNLKKDLLPFNKQTNQIYSYIFMHPEDESNTIENMIKSYIVDGIKPKEIAVLYRNNYRSYHLKNQFKINEFSYYDEANLMNQKQHIHMLTIHQAKGLEFEVVIILGLESSIFPSYQTHQKKFLEEERRLMFVAMTRAKEHLIFTHVRYNDYFKRQSPSLFIKETGIKSKVYKEIHMDY
- a CDS encoding phage holin family protein is translated as MNSKDPKKPSEEEIRKIFEQIKKNRSGKNTAISFGFLLHSNYVVHMTFSFLINFLISAVVIGLAIGIHAPLIEITILGYVLGIILLTLIENFVKILMFKYFMRMLILSMGLLSVLTQILILYLIDFIVSTGFHFPGVEQLIIFSFGFSILRFVLSIYLRRWLYTKKIRFLEGK
- the ligA gene encoding NAD-dependent DNA ligase LigA gives rise to the protein MNVKLRIEELTNLINQANYDYHTLDKPTLTDYNYDQYLKELIDLENKNPEYKLSNSPTDKIGGIVLDGFVKVNHKVPMMSLSNVFSFDELKAFDDRIKKVTSDYQYISELKIDGLAVSIIYENGQFVKAATRGNGLVGEDISENVKTIKSLPLKLNEDIDIEVRGEIYMPHKSFNKLNEDRLDHNLALFANPRNAAAGTIRQLDSRVAAKRNLDAFLYQIVNAQDYVDTQEEALNYLKKLGFKINPHFHLSKDVDDLIQEIQKYDLLRKTLNYETDGVVIKINAFDMHEPIGYTAKYPKWATAYKFQAEQALTKLNDITFQIGRTGVITPVAELEPITISGSLVSRATLHNEDYIKAKDIRIGDIVKVHKAGEIIPEVIEVDLSQRKDQQPFEMTQTCPVCGHLVERKPGEADYYCTNIDCPGKHMNALIHFSSRVAMDIDTLGEKVVETLHELGFLNSISDIYRLKDHKEELVGLPGFAEKKVEKLILAIENSKSQSFDKLIFGLGIKHVGAKVAKVLVNHYPTIDKLKEATYDELTEINEIGEMIAQSVVSYFEKEENIKLIDELKSFNLNVSFEKEEIIEHEFNQKTFVLTGKLENYTRDEAQAIIEKLGGKVSSSVSKKTDYVLAGSDAGSKLEKANKLGVKVLDEEDFKVKING
- a CDS encoding ATP-dependent helicase — its product is MNWLATLNESQLQAVIHPGGPLFVVAGAGTGKTRTLTAKIAYLIMQGVKPGRILAVTFTNKAAREMKERVIDMTGPHAMDVWLYTFHAFGLQILRRHIAELPYGYKASFTVIDEDDGKKIVSDVIKDLGFDSKMFSVKALKSLISLFKSNRMEEFERSDEEKIYKGYQTYLRENQLIDFDDLLIYTLELLTDYKEIRVLYQHRFDHVLVDEFQDTDVIQYKILKILGEVHKNLFVVGDPDQSIYGFRGANYNNSKLFLKDFNAQEVVLDKNYRSTNLILNAANKLIANNFNRPSEKNLQSDLGQGEPIVYNKEQSDYQETFYVVNQINQLIRKGYQYDDIAILYRNNALSRLFEDALIKDGIPYIIYGGISFYQRREIKDALAYIRVANDHSQDFYLKRIVNVPKRSIGLVSVRKLEDTARHLGISMFDAIDFVILRGQAKESLLKFKQIILDLKEAFDEMEDLYQLMPVLMSKTGYMDMLKLEDSESSEDRMDNLKELQSVFTRGDVYYEGTFYEKLNQQLDQIALYSDLDQDVTEDNHVKLATYHQVKGLEFKIVFMVVLEEGIFPNDRALMSTYELEEERRVAYVGITRAKERLYMTYAERRMVYGQTKMGYPSRFLKESRLNTDVPKEHVTYAKESHLLKTGDHVDHQVFGRGVVVSVDQDIATIAFAMPYGIKNLLESHPAIKKVKK
- the uvrA gene encoding excinuclease ABC subunit UvrA; protein product: MDDKIRVFGARENNLQNIDIEIPKNKLVVMTGISGSGKSSLAFDTLYQEGQRRYMESLSAYARQFLGNFEKPDVDRIDGLSPSISIDQKTTSNNPRSTVGTVTEIYDYLRLLYARIGIPYCPNSDEPLTKQSIEEMTVRVNNFKEGSKVIIMSPIIERQKGTLKKVAEQYLKEGFTRAYVDGQTCTLEEMDDLDKNKNHDFYLIIDRLIIKDGIRSRLYDALELAARLANGKAKVLVDDDAIVSFSQNYSCEDSDFTIPDLEPRIFSFNVPIGACPSCNGLGYRLEITEDLVINPEKALLDGGLIPYKNNDEENLTSQMVEETCKFYNIDVSKPMQEFTREELDIVLYGSPDKIHFKLKSTSGRKHEAFDFYEGIITNLTRRYRETTSDWIRTWIENFMVESECHTCNGARLNPSALSVKIGGKNIDQFTRLSIDEEIKFLENLSLGVEQKQIAKLALQEVINRLTFLQDVGLGYLALHRQAGTLSGGEAQRIRLATQIGSKLSGVLYVLDEPSIGLHQRDNHKLIDTLHKMRDLGNTLIVVEHDHETMLASDYLIDIGPKAGKQGGNVVAAGTPQEVMNHPTSITGKYLRGELFVDVPKKRRKGMGKDILVMGARANNLKDISVAFPLGQLTVVTGVSGSGKSSLVNEVLLKGLQQKYYKSKDKPGEHTAINDQQLIERVIEISQSPIGRTPRSNPATYTGVFDDIRDLYAMTNEAKARGYTKSRFSFNVRGGRCEACKGDGVKKISMHFLPDVYVSCEVCGGKRYNHETLQIKYKGKQIADVLEMTIDDAMAFFENHPKIYNKLKIIHDVGLGYIQLGQSATTLSGGEAQRVKLASELYRKITDKSIYILDEPTTGLHTDDVKRLLKVLHRIVDEGATMVVIEHNLDIIKNADHIIDLGPEGGDLGGYIVAQGTPEEIAMVDASYTGQYLKKVLK